The proteins below are encoded in one region of Ornithinimicrobium avium:
- a CDS encoding polysaccharide biosynthesis tyrosine autokinase: MTVRDLLLTLRTRWRIVVATMLVVVAATAYLTLQIQPVYQSSSRVYLLANNQTESTNVYNMPAAELATVIQVATSPIVLDPVREQLGVGPGTMLQVQASRSGDTPLIDVTVRAHDPQVAADAATAVPQQLAAVARNFSPMLQMSGSAVSAETVVPAAVPGRPVEPDPERNLALGALAGLLLGVAFALARQALDQRVRGTADVEAISDRPVLSTIPMRKADDAHSIYLELDPFGPQAEAVRQLRTNMMFVDVTTGKHSFVISSTLPGEGKTTTAVNLALAMSDAGTKVLLIDADLRHPSVGTTLGLEGGVGLTTVLLGDADVHDVVQPWGGNNLHVLTAGEVPPNPSELLGSSKMHELFERLSEQYDFILVDTPPVLPVTDAMVIEKLTGGMLMVVASGETRKRHVSEAMRVLETTGTHVAGFVLTKAPAQPSAYYSYYGGEHASTRPDGPRKRKRRQGKRDKRMSKSRPHAEAAASARAERAVDGGEALEFRSRARQRLDRRNGSG, translated from the coding sequence GTGACCGTCCGCGACCTGCTGCTGACGCTGCGCACGCGGTGGCGCATCGTCGTGGCCACGATGCTCGTCGTCGTCGCCGCGACCGCCTACCTCACCCTGCAGATCCAGCCGGTCTACCAGTCGAGCTCACGGGTCTACCTGCTGGCCAACAACCAGACCGAGTCGACCAACGTCTACAACATGCCCGCCGCCGAGCTGGCCACGGTCATCCAGGTCGCGACCTCCCCGATCGTGCTGGACCCGGTGCGCGAGCAGCTCGGGGTCGGTCCCGGCACCATGCTCCAGGTGCAGGCCAGCCGCTCCGGCGACACCCCGCTCATCGACGTCACCGTGCGTGCCCACGACCCCCAGGTCGCCGCCGACGCCGCCACGGCCGTGCCCCAGCAGCTGGCCGCGGTCGCGCGCAACTTCTCCCCGATGCTGCAGATGAGCGGCAGCGCGGTCTCCGCGGAGACCGTCGTGCCCGCCGCCGTGCCGGGGCGTCCGGTCGAGCCGGACCCGGAGCGCAACCTCGCGCTGGGAGCCCTCGCCGGCCTGCTGCTCGGCGTCGCCTTCGCGCTGGCCCGGCAGGCGCTGGACCAGCGGGTCCGCGGGACCGCCGACGTCGAGGCGATCAGCGACCGCCCGGTGCTCAGCACGATCCCGATGCGCAAGGCCGACGACGCGCACTCGATCTACCTCGAGCTGGACCCGTTCGGCCCGCAGGCCGAGGCGGTCCGGCAGCTGCGGACCAACATGATGTTCGTCGACGTCACCACCGGCAAGCACTCCTTCGTCATCAGCTCCACGTTGCCCGGCGAGGGCAAGACCACTACGGCGGTCAACCTGGCCCTGGCGATGTCCGACGCCGGCACCAAGGTCCTCCTCATCGACGCGGACCTGCGCCACCCGTCGGTGGGCACCACGCTCGGCCTCGAGGGCGGCGTCGGCCTGACGACCGTGCTGCTCGGTGACGCCGACGTCCACGACGTCGTGCAGCCCTGGGGCGGCAACAACCTGCACGTCCTCACCGCCGGCGAGGTCCCGCCGAACCCCAGCGAGCTGCTCGGCTCCAGCAAGATGCACGAGCTCTTCGAGCGCCTCAGCGAGCAGTACGACTTCATCCTCGTCGACACCCCGCCGGTGCTGCCCGTGACCGACGCCATGGTCATCGAGAAGCTCACCGGCGGCATGCTCATGGTCGTGGCCAGCGGGGAGACCCGCAAACGGCACGTCTCCGAGGCCATGCGCGTGCTGGAGACCACCGGCACCCACGTCGCCGGCTTCGTGCTGACCAAGGCGCCCGCCCAGCCGTCGGCCTACTACAGCTACTACGGCGGCGAGCACGCCTCCACCCGCCCCGACGGCCCGCGCAAGCGCAAGCGGCGCCAGGGCAAGCGCGACAAGCGCATGTCCAAGTCGCGTCCCCACGCCGAGGCTGCTGCGAGCGCGCGCGCCGAGCGCGCCGTCGACGGAGGTGAGGCGCTGGAGTTCAGGAGCCGCGCCCGTCAGCGCCTGGACCGCCGCAACGGCAGCGGCTGA